The genomic segment TCCCTGGTGGGCGTCGCCCCCTGCCGGTGCAGGTGGGTGACGTCGTTGAACACCTCCGGCGTGAGCCGTCCCGCGTCGTCGGCGTGCCAGCCGGTGACCGAGCAGTTGGCGATCACGTGTTCGCGGGTCAGCGCCATCAGCTCCGCCTCGGTGAGCCCCTCCACCAGGTAGCGCAGCAGGAAGACCAGCGCGTCGTGGCCGAACAGCAGCACCCGGCCCCCGTCGTGGTCGCGGCGCAGGTCGCCGAGCAGCGCCCGCAGCCGCAGCGCCACGTCGGTCCAGGACTCGCCGCCGGGCGGGCGGTAGTAGAACTTGCCGAGCCGGGTACGCCGGTCGGCCTCGTCCGGGTAGCGCCGCCGTACGCCGTGGCCGGTGAGCCCGTCGAGGATGCCCAGTTCCCGGTCGCGCAGCCGCTCGTCGACGCTCATCGGGATCCCGGTTCCGTCCAGCGCCAGCTCGGCCGTCCGGACCGCCCGCAGGTACGGCGACACCACAGCCACCTCCGGGCGGCGCGAGCCGGGCAGCTCGGCCAGCCAGCGGCCGGTCGCCCGCGCCTGCTCCTCGCCGGTCGGTGACAGCGGCACGTCGGCGTCCCGGTGGGTGAGGTCGATCAGCTCGGCGCCGGACGTCTCGGCCGCCGTGGCCGCGACGTTCGCCGTGCTCTCGCCGTGCCGGACGATCCAGAGCGATGCCAACTCCGCCATGCGGCTCCCGGTACCCGGGCTCGACCGCTGATAACCGTGCGACCTGCGGATGTGGGCTGCTGATCACCTGAGCGGTTCTCACGCTGTCGGTGCCGCCGGTTATGGTCCCCGCACACTGCGGGCGATCAAGGAGACGGTGTGCGCAGATTCGAGTTCGTGGGCGGCGGTTCGGCCAAGTTCTGGGAGGTCGGGCAGAGCGACACGACGGTGACGGTCCGCTATGGATCGATCGGCGCGCAGGGCCGCACCCAGGTCAAGGAACTGGGCTCGCCGGCCGAGGCCGCCGCGCACGCCGACCGGCTGGTCGCGGAGAAACTGCGCAAGGGGTACGCCGAGACGACAGTCGCGCCCTCGGCCGGGCACACCGGAGCGCCCGCCGTCGAGCCGACTGCGCCGGGTCACGACCCGGAAGCGGCCGGTGCCGATCCGGCCGGCACCGGTTCGGCCGGTAGCGACCCGGCCGGGGCGCTGTCGCCTGCCGGCGAGCTGCCGGACGAGGACGCGTTCGAGGTCCCGGGCGGCTGGCGACGGATGCTGATCCCGCGCCGGGACGGCACACCCGGCCCGGCCCTGCCGTCCGCCGCGAAAAGCCGCGCCGCCGGGCGGAAACTGCTGGACTCGCTGGCCGACCAGCTCGCCTCCACCGCACGGCTCTCCGTAGATCCGGAGCTGGGCCCGGCGCTGCGTGGCTACCTCGACGGCCGGCCCGGTCCGCTGGGCGGGGCGGCGCTGGTGGCGGCGGTGGGCATGGCGCTGGACTACCGGGTGCGCGACCAGCAGGGGCACGCCCTCGCCGACCTGCTGGTCGCCGACCTCGGCCCGGCCGGTGCTGCGGTCGCCGCGACCGAGCAGATCACCGTGGCGGCCGCCGGACACTCGTCCTCGTTTCCGCTGCGCCGCACCGAGGCGACGAACGCACACGGCTACAGTCACTGGCGACTGCGCCGGTCGGTGATGCGCCGGGTCCGCGCGCACCTCGCGGCAGCCGGTGACGGCGACTACGCCGCGGCCCACGCCGCACTGGTCCCGTACCGGTCCGGGCCGCTTCCGGTGCGGGCGGCCACCTCGTTCCTGCTGCCGACCGAGCGGGAGTGGGTGGCCCGGGACGTGGCCGACGTGGCGCGCGAGGGGGGCCCGCTGCTCGCGGAGCTGCTGCTCTGCGCGGTCGACGACGTGGACGCCGTCCACGCCCTTGAGGGGCAGCAGACGGTCTACCGGCTGATGTACGACCTGGCGCCGATCGTCACCGCCACCGCGGCGGTCGGGTCACCGATCGCGCCGGTGCTGATCGGCTGGTTCGACCACGAGCACGCCGGCGCGGACGCCCGGCAGCGGCTGGTGTCACTGCTGGCGGCCCTGCCCGGTGACGAGCCGATGGCGGCGCTGCTCGACCGGCTGGACCGCAGGTACGTCCCGCCCGCGCTGACGGAGATGCTGCGCCGTTTCCCGGTGCGCGGCGTGCGCCTGCTGTCCGCCGCCGCCGAGGGGCGCAGCCCGGCCGCGCGGGAGGCCGCCACCCTGCTGCGCGCGCACGTGCTGGCCAACCCGGCCGCTGTCGAGGCCGCGCTGCCGGCGCTGCGCCCGGCGCAGCGGGAACGGATCGAGCGGATCCACGCCGACACCTCCGCGCTGCCGGTCGCCGGGCCGGACCGCCTGCCGCCGGTGCTGGTGAGCCCGCCGTGGTCGGTCCGGCGCCCGCGAATCGATCCGCCGGTGGTCGGCGAGCTGGAGCGGCCCGCCGGGTCCGCCATGGACTGGCTGCCGGGCGAGCGGGAACGGTGGGCGGCGGTCGTGCCCCGCTGGTCCGGCTACTGGAACGGGAACGACCTGAGCGTGCTGGCCGCGAAGATCGCTGCCGGGCGGGCCGACTCGCGTGAACAGATCTACTTCTTCGTCCGGGCGACCGGGGAACTGGCCCGGCCGCTGCTGCCGGCCTGGCGGCCCGACGAGTCCTGGGGCGCCGACGAGTGGATGTGCCGCCTCGTCGGCCGGTACGAGTTGGACGCGTTGCCTACCGCGCTGCACCTGGCTCGCACCGCGCCGAAGAGCGTCGGCGAGGTGCTGCTGCCGTATGCCGACGGGGAGGTCGCCGACCTGATGGCCGACTGGCTCGACCGGCTCAAGACGGCCCGCCCGGTCGCCCGGGCCTGGCTGCGGCGGCACCCGGAGTACGCCGTGCGGGCGCTGCTGCCCGCCGCCCTGGGCGCGCCCGGCCCGCGCCGCCGGGCCGCCGAGCGGGCGCTGCGCCTGGTCGCCGCGGAGCACCGCGAGGTGCTCCTCGGCGTGGCCCGGGAGCACGGCGAGGAGGCGCTCGCCGCGGCCACCGCCATGCTCGACGCCGACCCGCTGGCCCAGCTTCCGGCCCGGATGCCGAGCCTGCCGGTGTGGCTGGACCCGGCGGTGCTGCCGCACGTGCTGCTGCGGGACCGCTCGGCGGCGCTGCCCGCCGATGCCGTCCGCCACCTCTGCACCATGCTCGCCATCTCCCCGCCCGGCGAGCCGTACCCGGGGGTGGAGATCGTCCGCGCGGCCTGTGACACCGACTCGCTGGCGGAGTTCGCCTGGGCGCTGTTCGAGTGCTGGCAGGGCGCCGGCGCGCCGTCGAAGGACGGCTGGGCGTTCACCGGGCTGGGCCTGCTCGGCGACGACTCGACCGCGCGGCGGCTCGCGCCGCTGGTGCGGGCCTGGCCGGGCGAGAGCCAGCACGCGCGGGCGGTGACCGGCCTGGAGGTGCTGGCGCAGATCGGCACCGACGTGGCGCTGATGCACCTCTACGGCATCTCCCAGAAGGTGAAGTTCCGGGGTCTGCGGGAGCAGGCCGCGCGCAAGGTCGGCGAGGTCGCCGACGTGCTGGGCCTGACGCCCGAGCAGCTCGGTGACCGGCTGGTCCCCGACCTCGGGCTGGACGCCGACGGCAGCCTGGTCCTCGACTACGGGCCGCGCCGGTTCACCGTCGGCTTCGACGAGCAGCTCAAGCCGTACGTGGTGGACGGCGCCGGTGCACGCCGCAAGGACCTGCCCAAGCCCGGCGCCCGGGACGACGCCACGCTGGCGCCCGCCGCGCACAAGCGCTTCGCCGGCCTGAAGAAGGACGTCCGTACGCTTGCCGCCGACCAGATCCGCCGCTTCGAGACGGCGATGGTGACCGGGCGGCGCTGGCCGGCCGCGGACTTCCGCCGCTACTTCCTGTCCCACCCGTTGCTCTGGCACGTCGTCCGCCGGCTGGTCTGGGCCACAGTGGACGACAGCGGCCAGGTGGGCGCCGCGTTCCGGGTGGCCGAGGACCGCACGCTCGCCGACGTCGACGACGAGACGTACGCGCTGCCTGATGACGCCACCGTCACCATCGCGCACCCGCTGCACCTCGGCGCGGCGGTGCCGGCCTGGGCGGAGGTCTTCGCCGACTACGAGATCCTCCAGCCGTTCCCGCAACTCGGCCGCGAGGTCTTCCACCTGGACGAGGCCGAGCGCACGGAGAAACTGCTGCACCGGCACATGGGCGTCACGGTCCCGGCCGGGCGGCTGCTCAGCCTGGAACGGCGGGGCTGGCGGCGCGGCACACCGCAGGACGCCGGCATCCAGAGCTGGCTGGAGCGCGAGGTCCCCGGCGGCCGGGCCGTGGTGATCGACCTCGACCCCGGCATCGCGGTCGGAATCGTCGACATGTTCCCCGACCAGAAGATCGAGGCGGTCTGGGTCAACGACGTGCCGTACGGCGACTGGTTCCAGCGCGGCGGCAAGGTCCGCCTGCGCGACCTGGACGACGTCACCGTCTCCGAGGTGCTGCGCGACCTGGCGGAGGTGACCCGGTGACCGCGCTCGACCCGGCCGTCGAGCGGGCCCAGCGTCCCCCGGCCGAGGTGCGGTACGCCGACGAGCTGGCCGCGCTGGCCGCGAACGACAACGACCCACGCCCGCCGGGCTGGCGGCTGAGCCTGCGCGCCGCGCGCCGGTTCATCCTCGGTGACCCGGCGGCCGGGATCCGGCGCAAGTTCGTCGGCGACCCGTCGCTGATCGACCGGGCACTGGTGGCGCTGGCGACCAGCCGCGGCCTGATGCTCGTGGGCGAGCCCGGCACCGCCAAGTCGTTGCTGTCCGAACTGCTCGCCGCCGCGGTCAGCGGCGACTCCACGCTCACCATCCAGGGCGGCGCGGCCACCACCGAGGACCAGATCCGCTACTCGTGGAACTACGCGCTGCTGGTCGCCGACGGCCCGTCGCCGCGTGCGCTGGTGCCGGCGCCGCTGCTGCGCGGCATGGCCGAGGGGCGGGTGGTCCGCTTCGAGGAGATCACCCGCTGCCCGCTGGAGGTGCAGGACTGCCTGCTGTCCCCGCTGTCGGACCGGGTCCTCGCCATTCCGGAGCTGCCGGGCGCCGACGCCATGGTGTTCGCCCGCGAGGGCTTCAACGTGATCGCCACCGCGAACACCCGGGACCGGGGCGTCAACGAGATGAGCGCCGCGATGAAGCGGCGGTTCAACTTCGAGACCGTCTTCCCGATTCCCGACCTCGGCACCGAGCTGGAACTGGTCGAGGCCGAGGCGGGCGAGCTGCTGCGGCGCTCCGGCGTGACCGCGCCACCCCGGCGGGACCTGCTGGAGGTGCTGGTCACCACGTTCCGGGAGCTGCGGACCGGGATCACCGAACGCGGCGACGCGATGGAGCGGCTGTCGGCGGTGATGAGCACCGCCGAGGCGGTCTCGGTGGCGCACGCGGTCGGGCTGCGCGGCTGGTTCCTGCGCGGTGAGCCCGGCGACGCCGCCGACCTGGTGGCCTGCCTGGCCGGCACCGCCGCGAAGGACGACGCGGAGGACCTGGCCCGGCTGCGGCGATACCTGGAGCAGCAGGTGTCGCGACGCTCCGGCGCGCAGTGGCGGGCGGTGCACGACGCCCGGCACCTGCTGCCCGGGTGAGCGCCGTCGAGGCGCCCGGCGGCGTCACGTTCCTCGGCGTCCGGCACCACAGCCCGGCCTGCGCCCGGCTGGTCGCCGCCACGGTGGCGCGGCTGCGCCCGGCGTACGTGCTGGTGGAGGGGCCGGCGGACCTGAACGGGCGGATGGACGAGCTGCTGCTCGACCACCAGCTGCCGATCGCCGTGTTCACCGCGCACCGCGACGGCATGCGGCGGCACGCCTCTTGGAGCCCCTTCTGCGCGTACTCGCCGGAGTGGGTGGCGCTGACCGCCGGGCGGGAGGTGGGCGCGCAGCTGCGCTTCATCGACCTGCCCGCGTGGCATCCCGCGCTGTCCGACCGCGCCAACCGGTACGCCGACGCCGACGAGCGGTACGCCGAGGCGGTCCGCCGGCTGTGCGCCACCCTCGCCGTGGACAACGTGGACGCGCTCTGGGACCACCTGTTCGAGATCGGTCCGGACGACG from the Micromonospora sp. WMMA1947 genome contains:
- a CDS encoding histidine phosphatase family protein, giving the protein MAELASLWIVRHGESTANVAATAAETSGAELIDLTHRDADVPLSPTGEEQARATGRWLAELPGSRRPEVAVVSPYLRAVRTAELALDGTGIPMSVDERLRDRELGILDGLTGHGVRRRYPDEADRRTRLGKFYYRPPGGESWTDVALRLRALLGDLRRDHDGGRVLLFGHDALVFLLRYLVEGLTEAELMALTREHVIANCSVTGWHADDAGRLTPEVFNDVTHLHRQGATPTREDEVNAEPV
- a CDS encoding DUF4132 domain-containing protein; amino-acid sequence: MRRFEFVGGGSAKFWEVGQSDTTVTVRYGSIGAQGRTQVKELGSPAEAAAHADRLVAEKLRKGYAETTVAPSAGHTGAPAVEPTAPGHDPEAAGADPAGTGSAGSDPAGALSPAGELPDEDAFEVPGGWRRMLIPRRDGTPGPALPSAAKSRAAGRKLLDSLADQLASTARLSVDPELGPALRGYLDGRPGPLGGAALVAAVGMALDYRVRDQQGHALADLLVADLGPAGAAVAATEQITVAAAGHSSSFPLRRTEATNAHGYSHWRLRRSVMRRVRAHLAAAGDGDYAAAHAALVPYRSGPLPVRAATSFLLPTEREWVARDVADVAREGGPLLAELLLCAVDDVDAVHALEGQQTVYRLMYDLAPIVTATAAVGSPIAPVLIGWFDHEHAGADARQRLVSLLAALPGDEPMAALLDRLDRRYVPPALTEMLRRFPVRGVRLLSAAAEGRSPAAREAATLLRAHVLANPAAVEAALPALRPAQRERIERIHADTSALPVAGPDRLPPVLVSPPWSVRRPRIDPPVVGELERPAGSAMDWLPGERERWAAVVPRWSGYWNGNDLSVLAAKIAAGRADSREQIYFFVRATGELARPLLPAWRPDESWGADEWMCRLVGRYELDALPTALHLARTAPKSVGEVLLPYADGEVADLMADWLDRLKTARPVARAWLRRHPEYAVRALLPAALGAPGPRRRAAERALRLVAAEHREVLLGVAREHGEEALAAATAMLDADPLAQLPARMPSLPVWLDPAVLPHVLLRDRSAALPADAVRHLCTMLAISPPGEPYPGVEIVRAACDTDSLAEFAWALFECWQGAGAPSKDGWAFTGLGLLGDDSTARRLAPLVRAWPGESQHARAVTGLEVLAQIGTDVALMHLYGISQKVKFRGLREQAARKVGEVADVLGLTPEQLGDRLVPDLGLDADGSLVLDYGPRRFTVGFDEQLKPYVVDGAGARRKDLPKPGARDDATLAPAAHKRFAGLKKDVRTLAADQIRRFETAMVTGRRWPAADFRRYFLSHPLLWHVVRRLVWATVDDSGQVGAAFRVAEDRTLADVDDETYALPDDATVTIAHPLHLGAAVPAWAEVFADYEILQPFPQLGREVFHLDEAERTEKLLHRHMGVTVPAGRLLSLERRGWRRGTPQDAGIQSWLEREVPGGRAVVIDLDPGIAVGIVDMFPDQKIEAVWVNDVPYGDWFQRGGKVRLRDLDDVTVSEVLRDLAEVTR
- a CDS encoding AAA family ATPase encodes the protein MTALDPAVERAQRPPAEVRYADELAALAANDNDPRPPGWRLSLRAARRFILGDPAAGIRRKFVGDPSLIDRALVALATSRGLMLVGEPGTAKSLLSELLAAAVSGDSTLTIQGGAATTEDQIRYSWNYALLVADGPSPRALVPAPLLRGMAEGRVVRFEEITRCPLEVQDCLLSPLSDRVLAIPELPGADAMVFAREGFNVIATANTRDRGVNEMSAAMKRRFNFETVFPIPDLGTELELVEAEAGELLRRSGVTAPPRRDLLEVLVTTFRELRTGITERGDAMERLSAVMSTAEAVSVAHAVGLRGWFLRGEPGDAADLVACLAGTAAKDDAEDLARLRRYLEQQVSRRSGAQWRAVHDARHLLPG